In Streptomyces pluripotens, the genomic window TCGTGGGCGGGGGCGGCGTTGAGGACCGCCTCGGCGCGCACCAGCGTGTCGTCGTGGTCCGGGAAGATCGCCTCTTCCTTGGAACGGAAGTGGCGGAAGAAGGTGCGGCGGGCGACCCCGGCGGCGGCTGCGATCTCGTCGACTGTGGTCGCCTCGTACCCCTTGGTGGCGAACAGCTCCATGGCTGCGGCCGCCAGTTCCCGGCGCATCTTGAGCCGCTGGGCGGCGGCGCGAGTGCCTGCGGCACTTTCCGGCGCGTCGGGCGTAGCGGGTGTACGTGAGGACTTGGCGGGCTGGGACATGACCCGAACGTACTGCATGTGTGCAGCACGATGCGCAGGTGCGGGGTTTCCCCCGCCCGGGAAGGGCGGGGGGCCCTGGGCCGGGCCGAGCAGGCCGCCCCAGTCGCGCTCGTCGTCGTACCCGTCGCCGGCGCCGTCAGCGGCGGGCATGCTCGCGGAAGCCGCGACCGGTCTTGCGGCCGAGGCAGCCCGCGGCCACCAGGTGCTCCAACAGCGGCGCCGGGGCGAGGCCGGGGTCACGGAATTCGCGGTGCAGGACCTGCTCGATGGCCAGCGAGACATCCAGACCGACCACGTCCAGCAGCTCGAAGGGGCCCATCGGGTAGCCGCCGCCGAGTTTCATCGCCGCGTCGATGTCGTCCAGAGAGGCGTAGTGCTCCTGGACCATCTTGATCGCGTTGTTGAGGTACGGGAACAACAGCGCGTTCACGATGAAACCGGCCCGGTCGCCGCAGTCCACCGGGTGCTTCCCGATCCTGCCGCACAGTTCGCGGACAGTGGTGTGGACATCGTCGGCCGTCAGGACCGTGCGGACCACCTCGACCAGCTTCATGGCCGGTGCCGGGTTGAAGAAGTGCATGCCGATCACGTCCTGCGGGCGCGAGGTGGCGCGGGCGCAGGCGACAACGGGCAGGGAGGACGTGGTGGTGGCCAGGACGGCCCCCGGCTTGCAGACCTTGTCCAGCGTCGCGAACAGCTGCCGCTTGGCCTCCAGGTCCTCGGCGATGGCCTCGACGGCCAGGTCGACGCCGGCGAAGGCGTCGTAGGAGCCCGCCGCGGTGATCCGGTCCAGGATCTGTGCGGCGGCCTCGGCGGCCAGCCGGCCCTTGTCCACGGAGCGGGCGAGAGACGTGCCGATGCGGGCTTTGGCCGCCTGCGCCTTCTCCTCGCTGCGGGCGGCGAGGACGACCTGGTAGCCAGCCTTGGCGAACACCTCGGCGATGCCGGAGGCCATGGTGCCGGAGCCCGCGACACCGACCGAGTGGACCTCGCGGCCCGGGGTGGTCGGGCCGCCCTCCGCGGGAGTCAGCGCGTCCGGCACGACGGTGGCACTGCCCGGCGCCTCGTACGTGTAGAAGCCGCGCCCGGATTTGCGGCCGGTCAGACCCGCCTCGCTGAGCTGCCCCAGGATCGGGGCGGGCGCATGCAGCCGGTCTCGGGACTCGGCGTACATGGCTTCCAGGACCGTGCGGGCGGTGTCGATGCCGATC contains:
- a CDS encoding 3-hydroxyacyl-CoA dehydrogenase family protein, with translation MATPLSDTPLSPLKTVAVVGLGTMGTGITEVLVKAGREVIGIDVSEAQATKSLAALEASTARAVARGKLTDPERSEALARVRISTDLHAAAEADLVIEVAPESYEIKQQIFRELDGIVRPGTILATGTNALSVTRLAADSAHPERVLGLHFFNPAPAMKLVEVVSSVLTAPQAVAAVTDLAVELGKEPVAVGDRPGFVADGLLFGYLNQAAAMYEAKYASREDIDAAMRLGCGLPMGPLALLDLIGIDTARTVLEAMYAESRDRLHAPAPILGQLSEAGLTGRKSGRGFYTYEAPGSATVVPDALTPAEGGPTTPGREVHSVGVAGSGTMASGIAEVFAKAGYQVVLAARSEEKAQAAKARIGTSLARSVDKGRLAAEAAAQILDRITAAGSYDAFAGVDLAVEAIAEDLEAKRQLFATLDKVCKPGAVLATTTSSLPVVACARATSRPQDVIGMHFFNPAPAMKLVEVVRTVLTADDVHTTVRELCGRIGKHPVDCGDRAGFIVNALLFPYLNNAIKMVQEHYASLDDIDAAMKLGGGYPMGPFELLDVVGLDVSLAIEQVLHREFRDPGLAPAPLLEHLVAAGCLGRKTGRGFREHARR